One Actinomadura viridis genomic region harbors:
- a CDS encoding TetR/AcrR family transcriptional regulator yields MTEIRTPLRRRPAQRRSAERVQRMLDACADILDESGYDGLTTTRIAQRAEVAIGSVYQFFPDKRAVAQALALRNLEEFEQRVSRRVAEGGFTDWTDTVGAIIEIFVDMHRTVPGFRELRFGDVADINLLDSDNDNNSVVARRLGQVMVDRFAVPDTPELARALAVAVEAGDAVLKLAFRRKPDGDPEILAEAERLIHGYLAAYFHDN; encoded by the coding sequence GTGACCGAGATCCGGACTCCGCTCCGCCGCCGCCCCGCCCAGCGCCGCAGCGCCGAACGCGTGCAGAGGATGCTCGACGCGTGCGCGGACATTCTCGACGAGTCCGGCTACGACGGGCTCACGACCACGCGCATCGCGCAGCGCGCCGAGGTCGCGATCGGGTCGGTCTACCAGTTCTTCCCCGACAAGCGGGCGGTGGCGCAGGCGCTGGCGCTGCGCAACCTGGAGGAGTTCGAGCAACGGGTGTCGCGGCGGGTGGCCGAGGGCGGCTTCACCGACTGGACCGACACCGTCGGCGCGATCATCGAGATCTTCGTGGACATGCACCGGACGGTCCCCGGCTTCCGGGAGCTGCGCTTCGGTGACGTCGCCGACATCAACCTGCTCGACTCCGACAACGACAACAACTCGGTGGTGGCGCGCCGCCTCGGCCAGGTGATGGTCGACCGGTTCGCGGTGCCCGACACGCCCGAGCTCGCGCGGGCGCTGGCCGTCGCGGTGGAGGCCGGGGACGCGGTGCTCAAGCTGGCCTTCCGCCGCAAGCCGGACGGCGACCCGGAGATCCTCGCGGAGGCCGAACGCCTCATTCACGGCTATCTCGCCGCATACTTCCACGACAATTGA
- a CDS encoding ferritin-like domain-containing protein produces MSSYELYSSPVPNDTWNVPMAGDARFTWEYDGGRDRLLNLYQKGKDKQWDAQKRIDWDLEVDPHNVTGLPEQFNPLFGSEIWERMTQKERDEYGLHQSSWLFSQFLHGEQGALNVSARIVQSVPDLDSKFYAATQTMDEARHVELYTRFVHEKIGMYYPINQDLAKLLAESLEDSRWDLPYLGMQVLIEGLALAAFGLFRDMSTTPLVKQLLAYVMQDEARHVAFGRLALKDYYAELTDKERAEREEFVVEGCYLMRDRFKGREVFEQLGMPVKECMEYVDNSEMHQLYQSLLFSRIVPCVRDVGLWGDKVQAAYADMGVLDNAKGDLEALMRQDEEIAEKVDEERYQQELAARKNEVEEAIALGGAAG; encoded by the coding sequence GTGAGTTCCTACGAGCTCTACTCAAGCCCGGTCCCCAACGACACCTGGAACGTCCCGATGGCGGGCGATGCCCGTTTCACCTGGGAATACGACGGCGGACGCGACCGGCTGCTGAACCTCTACCAGAAGGGCAAGGACAAGCAGTGGGACGCGCAGAAGCGCATCGACTGGGACCTGGAGGTCGATCCCCACAACGTGACCGGGCTGCCGGAGCAGTTCAACCCGCTCTTCGGGTCGGAGATCTGGGAGCGGATGACGCAGAAGGAACGCGACGAGTACGGGCTGCACCAGAGCTCCTGGCTGTTCAGCCAGTTCCTGCACGGTGAGCAGGGGGCGCTGAACGTCTCGGCCCGGATCGTGCAGTCGGTGCCCGACCTGGACTCCAAGTTCTACGCCGCGACCCAGACCATGGACGAGGCCCGGCACGTCGAGCTCTACACCAGGTTCGTGCACGAGAAGATCGGGATGTACTACCCGATCAACCAGGACCTGGCCAAGCTGCTGGCCGAGTCGCTGGAGGACAGCCGCTGGGACCTGCCCTATCTCGGGATGCAGGTGCTCATCGAGGGGCTGGCCCTGGCCGCCTTCGGGCTCTTCCGCGACATGTCCACCACCCCGCTGGTCAAGCAGCTGCTGGCGTACGTCATGCAGGACGAGGCGCGGCACGTCGCGTTCGGGCGGCTGGCGCTCAAGGACTACTACGCCGAGCTCACCGACAAGGAGCGGGCCGAGCGCGAGGAGTTCGTCGTCGAGGGCTGCTACCTGATGCGCGACCGGTTCAAGGGCCGCGAGGTCTTCGAGCAGCTCGGGATGCCGGTCAAGGAGTGCATGGAGTACGTCGACAACTCCGAGATGCACCAGCTCTACCAGTCCTTGCTCTTCAGCCGGATCGTGCCGTGCGTGCGCGATGTGGGCCTGTGGGGCGACAAGGTGCAGGCGGCTTATGCGGACATGGGCGTTCTGGACAACGCCAAGGGCGATCTCGAGGCCCTGATGCGGCAGGACGAGGAGATCGCCGAGAAGGTCGACGAGGAGCGGTACCAGCAGGAACTGGCCGCGCGGAAGAACGAGGTCGAGGAGGCCATCGCCCTGGGCGGCGCGGCCGGGTAG
- a CDS encoding alpha/beta hydrolase family protein, whose product MSGDRPTLPESGRPVSGTAAGTAYLALPPTAVDARPAGPTRLVLAWPGFDPPRTATALATAVPLTGVPTWRVYLDLPTPEGVPAGGLDSAALLDGPGVAAYAAAVERAVDDLPAVLADLRRDLDLEEGPVGLAGFSAGASVALLAMALGTVPVSAAALVTPVLSPDRSAASLERVAGRPRDWDAATERLAERLDLSARAREIAAQGTAVLLIAGAQDRVVEPTEITDLRDSLRAHGAGAVEAATFRMEHALAAAPGTEAHPPTIEAVRVDGVLNDWFRERLAEVDEPEITVSGIRALPPGPPPASPAPALPAAPAASAEDPAAGRAPGAALGFPAGDVDHGLPGPVRSPMGAPPAADLPHGGTGTAGPSQAQPPATSTPEGPSQGGRHRAAYGPMPYPWSSALEAASGGMGCLN is encoded by the coding sequence ATGAGCGGCGACCGCCCCACCCTGCCCGAATCCGGCCGGCCCGTCTCCGGGACCGCCGCGGGCACCGCGTACCTCGCCCTCCCGCCGACCGCCGTCGACGCCCGGCCGGCCGGGCCCACGCGCCTCGTCCTCGCCTGGCCCGGCTTCGACCCGCCGCGGACGGCGACCGCGCTGGCCACCGCGGTGCCGCTGACGGGTGTGCCGACGTGGCGGGTCTACCTCGACCTGCCCACGCCGGAGGGCGTCCCGGCGGGCGGGCTCGACTCCGCCGCGCTGCTGGACGGGCCGGGCGTGGCGGCGTACGCGGCGGCCGTGGAACGGGCCGTCGACGACCTGCCCGCCGTGCTCGCCGACCTCCGGCGCGACCTCGATCTGGAGGAGGGGCCGGTCGGGCTGGCCGGTTTCTCGGCCGGGGCGTCGGTCGCGCTGCTCGCGATGGCCCTCGGCACGGTGCCGGTGAGCGCCGCCGCGCTGGTCACCCCGGTCCTGTCGCCCGACCGGTCCGCCGCGTCGCTGGAGCGGGTCGCAGGCCGCCCGCGCGACTGGGACGCGGCCACCGAACGGCTCGCCGAACGGCTCGACCTGAGCGCGCGGGCGCGGGAGATCGCCGCCCAGGGGACGGCGGTGCTGCTCATCGCCGGCGCCCAGGACCGCGTGGTCGAGCCGACGGAGATCACCGACCTGCGCGACTCGCTGCGCGCGCACGGCGCGGGCGCGGTGGAGGCCGCCACGTTCCGGATGGAGCACGCCCTGGCGGCGGCGCCGGGCACCGAGGCGCACCCGCCGACCATCGAGGCGGTGCGCGTGGACGGCGTCCTGAACGACTGGTTCCGCGAGCGCCTGGCGGAGGTGGACGAGCCCGAGATCACCGTCTCCGGCATCCGCGCCCTCCCGCCCGGCCCGCCGCCCGCGTCGCCGGCACCGGCCCTCCCGGCCGCGCCCGCGGCGTCCGCCGAGGACCCGGCCGCCGGCCGGGCTCCGGGCGCCGCCCTCGGCTTCCCCGCGGGCGACGTCGACCACGGCCTGCCCGGCCCCGTCCGCAGCCCGATGGGCGCCCCGCCCGCGGCCGACCTGCCGCACGGCGGGACGGGCACCGCCGGCCCGTCGCAGGCGCAGCCGCCCGCGACCTCCACACCCGAAGGCCCCTCCCAGGGCGGTAGGCACAGGGCCGCGTACGGTCCGATGCCCTACCCCTGGAGTTCCGCGCTGGAGGCCGCGAGCGGCGGCATGGGATGCCTCAACTGA
- a CDS encoding septal ring lytic transglycosylase RlpA family protein: MGSAAKHRSKTRIRTILIASGVAVAVLAAGAWTLAAAKTGGSAKAAGATGTAPDANVPPADPPRAVPSRASRDDVRAAPPDRPPLRAGALPEKRAKAAEKKSRPEKAPEKKPAYRVTRTGSCEASFYWEGQMTASGERFDPGELTAAHKTLPMGSKVRVTNKHNGRKVTVRINDRGPYAGGRCLDLSKAAMAEVRGTGAGVIPVRYEVLRRS; this comes from the coding sequence GTGGGCAGCGCTGCGAAGCATCGCTCGAAGACCCGAATCCGTACCATCCTCATCGCCTCCGGCGTCGCCGTGGCCGTGCTCGCGGCCGGGGCCTGGACGCTGGCCGCCGCGAAGACCGGCGGCTCCGCGAAGGCGGCCGGCGCGACCGGCACCGCACCGGACGCGAACGTCCCACCGGCCGACCCCCCTCGGGCCGTTCCCTCCAGGGCCAGCCGGGACGATGTCCGGGCCGCCCCTCCGGACCGCCCGCCGCTCCGCGCCGGGGCCCTGCCGGAGAAGCGGGCGAAGGCGGCCGAGAAGAAGTCCCGGCCGGAGAAGGCGCCGGAGAAGAAGCCCGCCTACCGCGTCACCAGGACCGGCTCCTGCGAGGCCTCCTTCTACTGGGAGGGCCAGATGACGGCCAGCGGCGAGCGGTTCGACCCGGGTGAGCTGACCGCGGCGCACAAGACGCTGCCGATGGGCTCGAAGGTGCGGGTGACCAACAAGCACAACGGCCGTAAGGTCACCGTGCGCATCAACGACCGCGGCCCGTACGCCGGAGGCCGCTGCCTGGACCTCTCCAAGGCGGCGATGGCCGAGGTGCGGGGCACCGGCGCCGGGGTGATCCCGGTCCGCTACGAGGTGCTCAGGCGCTCCTGA
- a CDS encoding CapA family protein, with protein sequence MRRRTATVTALGGAIALALAAGACGGGSDTPEAEGATGKTTPAQSRPPAPSAPAKQPIILAFGGDVHFEGILRPRLSNPSTALGPIARTLRAADLSMVNLETAITTGGTQAPGKQFAFRAPASAFTALKAGGVDVTSMANNHGMDFMQSGLRDSLKAIKTTGFPTVGIGRDAAEAYRAHRVTVKGNRLAIVGATQVLDDHLIPAWTATDSQGGLASAKNVERMVQAVRDARKGADVVIVHLHWGEELKTCPAARQQDLARQLSAAGADVIVGGHAHVPQGGGYLKDTYVHYGLGNFVFYSARGATANSGVLLLRIQDGKVTHDKWKPARISGGLPRLLTGQAGAAELRRWNSLRSCTGLSAKPS encoded by the coding sequence ATGCGCAGGAGAACGGCCACGGTGACGGCCCTGGGCGGAGCGATCGCGCTGGCGCTGGCGGCGGGGGCGTGCGGGGGCGGCTCCGACACCCCGGAGGCCGAGGGGGCCACCGGGAAGACCACGCCCGCCCAGAGCAGGCCGCCCGCCCCGTCCGCGCCGGCCAAGCAGCCGATCATCCTCGCGTTCGGCGGTGACGTGCACTTCGAGGGCATCCTGCGGCCGAGGCTGAGCAACCCCTCGACCGCGCTCGGCCCGATCGCGCGGACGCTGCGCGCCGCGGACCTGTCCATGGTCAACCTGGAGACCGCCATCACCACCGGCGGCACCCAGGCGCCCGGCAAGCAGTTCGCCTTCCGCGCGCCCGCGTCGGCGTTCACCGCGCTGAAGGCCGGCGGGGTGGACGTGACCTCGATGGCCAACAACCACGGCATGGACTTCATGCAGTCCGGGCTGCGCGACTCGCTGAAGGCGATCAAGACCACCGGGTTCCCCACGGTCGGCATCGGCCGCGACGCCGCCGAGGCGTACCGGGCCCACCGGGTCACCGTGAAGGGCAACCGCCTCGCCATCGTCGGCGCCACGCAGGTGCTGGACGACCACCTGATCCCGGCCTGGACCGCGACCGACAGCCAGGGCGGGCTGGCCTCCGCCAAGAACGTCGAACGGATGGTGCAGGCGGTGCGCGACGCCCGCAAGGGCGCGGACGTGGTCATCGTCCACCTGCACTGGGGCGAGGAGCTGAAGACCTGCCCGGCCGCCCGCCAGCAGGATTTGGCACGGCAGCTCAGCGCGGCGGGCGCGGACGTGATCGTCGGCGGGCACGCGCACGTCCCGCAGGGCGGCGGGTACCTCAAGGACACCTACGTCCACTACGGGCTGGGCAACTTCGTCTTCTACTCGGCCCGTGGGGCCACCGCCAACTCCGGGGTCCTGCTCCTGCGCATCCAGGACGGCAAGGTCACCCACGACAAGTGGAAGCCCGCCCGGATCTCCGGCGGCCTTCCGCGCCTGCTCACCGGGCAGGCCGGCGCCGCGGAGCTGCGGCGGTGGAACTCCCTGCGCTCCTGCACCGGCCTCTCCGCCAAGCCCTCCTGA
- a CDS encoding YkvA family protein — MNRKQSAAAAGHAWSIYSETLQADAPGMTERVRAVPRMVKSVLRGEYKGMSYKTLGMLALGLVYIVSPLDVVPEILLPVIGLADDTAVALWLATVLVRGAGDYVRWERGGRPRVVVGDVVG, encoded by the coding sequence GTGAACAGGAAGCAGAGCGCAGCGGCCGCGGGTCACGCCTGGAGCATCTACAGCGAGACGCTCCAGGCCGACGCACCCGGAATGACGGAACGCGTACGCGCCGTCCCGCGCATGGTGAAGTCCGTCCTGCGCGGCGAGTACAAGGGCATGTCCTACAAGACGCTCGGGATGCTGGCGCTGGGGCTGGTCTACATCGTCTCGCCGCTGGACGTCGTCCCCGAGATCCTGCTGCCCGTCATCGGCCTCGCCGACGACACCGCCGTCGCCCTGTGGCTGGCCACCGTCCTGGTGCGCGGCGCGGGCGACTACGTGCGGTGGGAACGCGGCGGCCGGCCCCGGGTGGTCGTCGGCGACGTCGTCGGCTGA
- a CDS encoding alpha/beta hydrolase family esterase, protein MGRPVIVAITGLLLAVTPGCARQENGGERDTSPRRDGIRHSQVKTPRTGVHTGRRAVPSAGCSRRAPLTGRHSFRGRSYLLKRPRGDGRIPAPLIIDLHGLRSSAFLQALYARMPTQGSARGFIVVQPESARGRSGWKLPGMRGGRSDIRYVRGLLDHLESELCVDRAREYATGFSNGAGLAAALVCGLGGRLAGVAPVAGLNLARPCPGARPTTIVAFHGTADRTVPYRGGEPYGGDRTKIPAWMRPADGVFALPPVPAVARQWARSFRCATAVRGSRGAGVGRLSHPGCRNGTRVELYTIEGGGHIWPGAFRLGGGAARDQINATTIILNAFSRSA, encoded by the coding sequence ATGGGACGTCCGGTCATCGTCGCAATCACCGGCCTGCTCCTGGCCGTGACACCGGGTTGCGCGCGCCAGGAGAACGGGGGCGAGCGCGACACGTCGCCGCGCCGCGACGGCATTCGCCACAGCCAGGTGAAGACGCCGCGGACGGGCGTGCACACCGGCCGGCGCGCGGTGCCGAGCGCGGGCTGCTCGCGGCGTGCCCCGCTCACCGGCCGGCACTCCTTCCGCGGCCGGTCCTACCTGCTCAAACGGCCGCGCGGGGACGGCCGCATCCCGGCCCCGCTGATCATCGATCTGCACGGGCTCCGTTCCAGCGCGTTCCTGCAGGCCCTGTACGCGCGGATGCCCACCCAGGGCTCGGCGCGCGGCTTCATCGTGGTGCAGCCCGAGAGCGCCCGCGGGCGGAGCGGCTGGAAGCTGCCCGGCATGCGCGGCGGCCGTTCCGACATCAGGTACGTGCGGGGCCTCCTCGACCACCTGGAGAGCGAGCTGTGCGTCGACCGGGCGCGCGAGTACGCCACCGGGTTCTCCAACGGGGCGGGGCTCGCCGCGGCCCTGGTCTGCGGGCTGGGCGGGCGCCTGGCGGGCGTCGCGCCGGTGGCCGGCCTCAACCTGGCCCGCCCGTGCCCGGGCGCGCGGCCGACGACGATCGTCGCCTTCCACGGCACCGCCGACCGGACCGTCCCGTACCGGGGCGGGGAGCCCTACGGCGGCGACCGGACCAAGATCCCGGCGTGGATGCGCCCGGCCGACGGCGTCTTCGCCCTGCCGCCGGTCCCCGCCGTCGCGCGGCAGTGGGCGCGCTCCTTCCGATGCGCCACCGCCGTCCGCGGGTCGCGCGGCGCCGGCGTGGGGCGGCTGAGCCACCCGGGCTGCCGGAACGGCACGCGGGTGGAGCTCTACACGATCGAGGGCGGCGGCCATATCTGGCCCGGGGCGTTCCGCCTGGGCGGCGGCGCGGCCCGCGACCAGATCAACGCGACCACGATCATCCTGAACGCTTTCTCCCGGAGCGCCTGA